TGGGCCCATTGAGTCAGCGCACAACCATACTTTGCCTCTTTGCTAATGATTAAGTTTGTTCCTTCTCAGATGAGGTACGTACTGGGACCTACCGGCAGCTGTTCCACCCTGAGCAGCTCATCACTGGCAAAGAAGATGCTGCCAACAACTACGCCCGTGGGCATTATACCATCGGCAAAGAGATCATCGACCTGGTTTTGGACAGGGTCCGCAAACTGGTGAGAATCCTATACCATATTTACTCTGTTCTAGTTCCCCCCCCTCTAGTTTTTACTCAGATCTCTTCTTTCACTTTCTCCAGGCTGACCAGTGCACAGGTCTCCAAGGATTTCTGGTGTTCCACAGCTTTGGAGGTGGTACCGGTTCTGGTTTTACCTCCTTGCTGATGGAACGCCTGTCTGTTGACTACGGCAAGAAGTCCAAACTGGAATTCTCCATCTACCCTGCCCCTCAAGTGTCCACGGCTGTAGTGGAGCCCTACAATGCCATTCTAACCACCCACACCACCCTAGAGCACTCTGACTGTGCCTTCATGGTTGATAACGAGGCCATTTATGACATCTGTCGAAGGAATCTCGACATCGAGCGTCCATCCTACACCAACCTCAACAGGTTGATTAGCCAGATTGTGTCCTCCATCACTGCTTCCCTGCGATTTGATGGTGCCCTCAATGTTGATTTGACAGAATTCCAGACCAACTTGGTGCCCTACCCTCGTATCCACTTCCCTCTAGCTACTTATGCTCCAGTTATCTCTGCAGAGAAGGCATACCATGAGCAGCTAACTGTAAGCGAGATCACAAATGCCTGCTTTGAGCCGGCCAATCAGATGGTCAAATGTGACCCTCGCCACGGCAAGTACATGGCCTGTTGCTTGTTGTACCGTGGTGACGTGGTACCCAAAGATGTCAATGCAGCCATTGCCACCATCAAGACCAAGCGCACCATCCAGTTTGTTGACTGGTGCCCCACTGGTTTCAAGGTTGGCATCAATTATCAGCCTCCTACTGTGGTTCCAGGTGGAGATCTGGCCAAGGTTCAGAGGGCTGTATGCATGCTGAGCAACACCACTGCTATTGCAGAGGCCTGGGCTCGCCTAGATCACAAGTTTGATCTGATGTATGCCAAGCGAGCCTTTGTGCACTGGTATGTGGGAGAGGGTATGGAGGAAGGAGAGTTCTCTGAAGCTAGGGAGGATATGGCAGCCCTAGAGAAGGATTATGAGGAAGTGGGAGCAGATAGTATGGATGGTGAAGAAGAGGGAGAAGAGTATTAAGTTGTGTTATGAATGTTACTGTCTTCCAAACCTGTAAGCCTTTCCTTTTAGTTTTGAACTATTAATTCTGTCCCAGACAGTCTCTTGTTTGAACACTTTCCTGTTGTAATAAATGAACTATGCCTTATTTTTGGAGtgctgtcttttttttccccccactgtaTGACCAGTTGGCCTTGCAGTTTGACACTGTCCAAATAGTTGAGTTTCTCACTGGGTAACTCTGTTTCAGTCCCATCTCTGCTCTTTGGGGGGTTTGCATATTTTCCTTCTGGTATTCTGGGAGACTAATTGGCATTTTTGTGTTGCCTGGAGTGTGGCTATATCTGCCCTGTGTCTTGGACCCCATCTAGGGGGTACCTTTTTTTGCCTGAGATTATGCTGGTTTGAAAAGATGAATTGTGAATATTTGATTAGCAGAGCTAGTTGTTAGGCCTGAATTAAACTTGTATACTTCAATGTGGTGATAGGAAGACTGCACGCAACCTGTGGAAATTAGTGTTTTTTTGTGATGCTGATTAAATCTTCAGAAAAACATAAGGGACAGGTGCCATCAGTCAACACCTCAAACCCCAGATTGGCCCAATTCTGTCACAGCGTCCTTTTTTCACATGCCATCCCAGTGTTCATTGCACTCTGAAAGGTTTACCTTATGGGGAGTTTGTCATCCCAGACACTGCTTTCAGTCAGCTTGTATTGCCtatatgtaaatttaaattCCCTCAAATGCATTGCAGATTTTAAACAGTCTTCATTAAAGAGCAGCAGCTGTTTACCACTAATAATTGCTGGAAGTTTAACAGTTCTAGGGTTCGCACCCCACCCTTTCACCCATGGGTTCCAGCCTCCCACAATCCTGAACAGGATGAACAGTAACAAAAATTGATGGATGTGTATTCAGGCATATGAGAGTTTAATTTTACAAAAGAAATGTCATTGATTAGACATAACTCAAGTTGCACTCAAGATATAATGTATACCAGCCTTGAATTATTAATATCACTGACCACTGGGTGGTTCATTTTGACTTGGATCCTGATTCTTTATCTAGATAGCACTCAACCCTCTGAGATTTAAAAGTAATGGACAATGAACATCatgaataaataagaaattACTGGCATTGATGTGGAGACATTCAGATCCTAGTGAAGAGCTGCATTCTATCATAAAAAGACCACACAAATACATGAAAATTGAAGAATCACAgctgaaattatatatataaaatggtAGAAATAAGTCTTTTGTCACCTATTGCCAATTGAattttgcaataaaaatgttttgacGAGTTGAAATGGTGTTCTGTACCGAGTTATTGATTAAACAGTGAGTGTTGAATTGGGTCTCATTGGAACTGTAGGTTGCTCTGTTTTCTGTTGCAATCAAATTTTAAAATTTGCAAGCAGTTTGCGGGCAACGATCTTGCTCAACAAAAGGGTCGAACCAAcaaaataatgtggcaaaaaaatcTGAGACTGCATATTGTCCAGTATGTCGGTTAATTGCGCATCAGAGTGATACTTACACAATGATCCAAGCTCTGCTCCAGGTCTGTCCTGGGGGTACGGGATGGAGTCTGATGATTCACTGCAGCCTGCTGCTTTTATTGTGCATGTGCTGGGGCAGAATGGCAACCTGACACACCACATGCTAGGCAGTGGAGCCCCCAGGGAGCCTCGCGGGAAGAGCGGCCATTACTTACACCAGCTGTAGTCTTGTGGGGCTATTTACAGAGCATAGTTTCTCAAAATTCACGTTATTCTTGAGTATGTTTTTTACTGATCATGCTATGAACGAGTAATGGTTTTAGATTGTGAAAACTATTCCCATTTTTATATAGGCatttttttgaggaaaaaaagtATTCAGGCAAGCGTGCCATTAGCACTGAAAACAGCAGAAACCACACTCAGTTTAAAGTATTAAAGCAGAAACGTTATATTCCTGGGTCCACTGCCAATAAAAAAATGACCCTGATCTGACAACAGACTGATGGACATCAATCATCAAAAAAAGATCCTGTAGAAATCtctattaaatttaaatagGAGTTACCGAATGGTCCGTAGGCAAAAACTTTGATCCTTTTGGCCTCAGACTGCCTGCAAATGTACAAAACTTACAAATttgaacatatatatatatatatatatatatatatatatatatatatatatatatacacacacacacacatttgtattatGCAGCAGGCACTTCATATTGTACAGTTGATGAATACAAGTGTACACTGTCGCAGAAATATTGTAAATATATGTAAGTATTCCTTTAGGTGAAATTTACTGGTTGGAAATTTAAGAAATCCACAGTATTCACAATGATTAGAGTGGaagatttattttcatttaggtCATTAATGAATCTCCCATGAATCACTTGTCTTGAATTATTGATGAATACAAAGATATGAAGCAGGTAACTGTATCTTGATTTATGAAGTGAAGCCTGGCTGGTAATAACTTACCAAGACAtcaagcgtttttttttttttggtcattttGATGTCACTGACTGACACAGAAAGTGGTAACAGAGCACTGAACAAAAGGTTACATGTGTTAATTTGAACCAGGACAGTGCTACTAAAAGCAATGACATTATATATTACTATGGAACAAAGTATCTGAATGCAATTTTATTTCTTTCAATATAGCCATTTCTGTATTTGTAATGTGTTGAATCACTAAAATGTAGTATATTGATACAACTATTGTTATTGTTatcattttcatcatcatcaAGAAGACTCCCTAATAGGCTGAACCATTTAACCAGAATCAGTCAACAATGCAATGTCACTTCCAACAACGTATCACATTTATGGCTATTCAGTGCAATTACTGCtgtgtatttaaattaatataacCCATGAGTTATATTccagttctttttttcctgtaatACAACACATTTAATTTAGAAAACACCAAATTGGGTGGTTCTCTCTAGACAATCCACCAGCACTAGGTAGAAGtgagaaaaaataaacatatataaacTTAGACAGGCAAAATGTAATCATTTTGCTCAAGAGGCCTGGAGTTCCTCATCAGAATCTCAAAAATCCTTCCTTCCCTCTGTTCCATTTTGCTCATCTTCTCTTTCATTCCAATGTGGTTACTTTCCCTTGTTGCCCTGACAACACAGTCAGTCACCTGGCAACATATCCGGTGCTCTCGGGGTTGGACGTGTGAGTGGATGAGTCTTAAAGGACGCTGTAttgacaaaagtattgggacacctgctcattacacctacaggaagtTTTATGACAtctcattctaaatccatatGCATCAATATGGAATTGGCTCCccttgcagctgtaacagctgccactcttctgggaagactttccaCAGGAtattggagtgtgtctgtgggtatTTTTTGCCCATTCGTCCAGAAGGGCATTTGTGAAGTGAGGCACTGATGTTGAATGTGAAAGCCTGGCTCCCAATCTGTtccagggctctgtgcaggccagtcaagttgtTCCACATCAACctcactggggcacagtcacactggaacagaaaaggttCTTCCCCAAACTgatcccacaaagttggaagcatagaattgtccaaaatatcttgatatgctgaagcattaagagttctcttcactggaactaaggggcctagcccagcccccgaaaaacaaccccataccattatccctcctccaccaaacattACGGTTGGCACAATGCTGTCAGgtaggtaatgttctcctgccATCTGCTAAACTCAGACTCATCTATCACTTAttacttattgcaaaggtggcattcTATGACAATATCACACCTTAATGatctgagctcttcagaacaacccattctttcacaaatg
This genomic interval from Paramormyrops kingsleyae isolate MSU_618 chromosome 8, PKINGS_0.4, whole genome shotgun sequence contains the following:
- the LOC111854502 gene encoding tubulin alpha-1C chain, with protein sequence MRECISIHVGQAGVQIGNACWELYCLEHGIQPDGQMPSDKTIGGGDDSFNTFFSETGAGKHVPRAVFVDLEPTVIDEVRTGTYRQLFHPEQLITGKEDAANNYARGHYTIGKEIIDLVLDRVRKLADQCTGLQGFLVFHSFGGGTGSGFTSLLMERLSVDYGKKSKLEFSIYPAPQVSTAVVEPYNAILTTHTTLEHSDCAFMVDNEAIYDICRRNLDIERPSYTNLNRLISQIVSSITASLRFDGALNVDLTEFQTNLVPYPRIHFPLATYAPVISAEKAYHEQLTVSEITNACFEPANQMVKCDPRHGKYMACCLLYRGDVVPKDVNAAIATIKTKRTIQFVDWCPTGFKVGINYQPPTVVPGGDLAKVQRAVCMLSNTTAIAEAWARLDHKFDLMYAKRAFVHWYVGEGMEEGEFSEAREDMAALEKDYEEVGADSMDGEEEGEEY